From Nitrospirota bacterium, a single genomic window includes:
- a CDS encoding alkaline phosphatase family protein, whose amino-acid sequence MLRRLNRGWSFRILATSCFSLGLLLQHGAAVAAPSVAAAPASTVQTEHVILFVLEGFSQGSLKGGTMPTLSRLVKDGSVTWSATAVKPALRLPTMASLITGMPVEKHGITWNVFEFSRGYPRAPSVFDYLDLSGGRDSAIFLMDESLYQLARPEPYTDYQMCGPLKPECSTDRIVSYIRQYFKKATSGHGYGHAIPALPHFLVVHLPEAGRAGAAHGWTSKEYRDALRSVDKAINSVLDLYKEKGLIKGTTLFVTSLSAEGRDPGQDQADAAVPMVPWIASGVGIKHGYVIHQPVSILDTGATVMRTLGLQTHTEWESHAVEEIFQADFVAAPKVSLE is encoded by the coding sequence ATGTTACGTCGCCTCAATCGCGGATGGTCGTTTCGAATACTTGCCACATCGTGTTTTTCTCTTGGTTTGTTGCTTCAGCATGGCGCGGCGGTGGCTGCTCCATCGGTGGCGGCCGCTCCTGCTTCAACGGTTCAGACTGAGCATGTGATTCTTTTCGTCCTGGAAGGGTTTAGCCAGGGCTCCCTGAAGGGCGGCACGATGCCGACCCTCAGCCGGTTGGTGAAGGACGGGTCTGTCACCTGGTCTGCCACGGCGGTGAAGCCGGCCTTGCGGCTCCCGACGATGGCGTCGTTGATTACGGGGATGCCGGTCGAAAAGCACGGCATTACCTGGAACGTCTTTGAATTCAGCCGTGGCTATCCACGCGCCCCGAGCGTGTTCGACTATCTCGACTTGAGCGGGGGACGCGACAGCGCGATTTTCCTCATGGACGAATCTCTCTATCAGCTGGCGAGACCGGAGCCCTACACCGACTATCAGATGTGCGGGCCTCTGAAGCCTGAATGCAGCACGGACCGCATCGTGTCCTACATCCGTCAATATTTCAAGAAAGCGACCAGCGGGCATGGTTACGGCCATGCCATCCCTGCCTTGCCGCATTTCCTGGTCGTGCATCTTCCTGAGGCTGGTCGCGCCGGTGCGGCTCATGGCTGGACCTCGAAGGAGTATCGCGACGCCCTGCGCTCGGTGGATAAGGCGATCAACTCCGTATTGGATCTCTATAAAGAAAAGGGGCTGATCAAAGGGACGACCCTGTTCGTGACCTCGCTCAGCGCTGAAGGCCGAGATCCGGGCCAGGACCAGGCTGACGCAGCGGTGCCGATGGTGCCTTGGATTGCCTCGGGGGTGGGGATCAAACATGGTTATGTGATCCACCAGCCTGTCTCAATTTTAGATACGGGCGCAACTGTGATGCGGACGCTGGGGTTGCAGACCCATACAGAATGGGAAAGCCATGCCGTGGAAGAAATCTTCCAGGCTGACTTTGTCGCCGCCCCAAAAGTATCCCTGGAATAG
- a CDS encoding HEAT repeat domain-containing protein, which yields MAHALDDLLEALEDADDATREDAAKALAELADPTTLDALVGACGDEYWTVRAHAGRGVAKIGGPKAVEALIVLFNDSTMDVRNDAVEAMASMGAVTVDRLIAALKDERWRVREHAAKTCGEIKDPKAVEALMLVCRDRDGAVKSAAAEALGKIRDPKAIPALTKLFRDPSKTVRETAGTALISIGQPSVDPLMECLTDKDFIVRCHAARALGGMTTDYQIGRTWVRDSKVVDILIATLKDPDRAVREDATIALGQIGDPRAIDALIEAMKDGVVKRHAIASLGMIGDPRALPPVLDALKGKGIRQDGTPTPGCIVSEDAFIKEAAATALGQFRDPRVIPDLIMLLKDGVLREKASAALATIGDTAIEPLIAFLYDPKASEVIKEGERVLSYASVRLTAKDALRQLTLETLEKLGWMPAPEDITVNSSVVDNARVDMPLGDTGRFGPSGDFAQRG from the coding sequence ATGGCCCATGCGCTTGATGATCTCTTAGAAGCACTCGAGGATGCCGACGATGCCACCCGCGAAGATGCGGCCAAGGCCCTCGCCGAACTCGCCGATCCCACCACCTTGGACGCGCTGGTTGGCGCCTGCGGGGACGAGTATTGGACCGTGCGAGCCCATGCGGGCCGTGGCGTGGCCAAGATCGGCGGGCCGAAAGCCGTGGAAGCGCTCATCGTTCTGTTCAACGACTCCACCATGGATGTGCGGAACGATGCCGTCGAGGCTATGGCCTCGATGGGAGCCGTGACGGTCGATCGCCTGATCGCTGCATTGAAGGACGAGCGGTGGCGCGTTCGCGAACATGCCGCGAAAACCTGTGGCGAAATCAAAGACCCGAAAGCGGTCGAGGCTCTCATGCTCGTCTGTCGCGATCGCGATGGCGCCGTGAAGAGCGCGGCAGCAGAGGCGCTGGGCAAGATCCGCGATCCCAAAGCAATCCCGGCCCTGACCAAACTATTCCGCGACCCCTCGAAAACCGTGCGAGAAACGGCCGGGACTGCTCTCATCTCGATCGGCCAGCCTTCCGTCGATCCGCTGATGGAATGTCTCACGGATAAAGATTTTATCGTCCGGTGCCACGCAGCCCGCGCACTCGGCGGGATGACCACCGACTATCAAATCGGCCGGACCTGGGTGCGGGACTCCAAGGTTGTCGACATTCTGATTGCCACGTTGAAAGATCCGGACCGGGCCGTTCGCGAAGATGCCACGATCGCCCTGGGCCAGATCGGCGATCCACGGGCCATCGATGCGTTGATTGAAGCGATGAAGGACGGGGTCGTGAAGCGGCATGCCATTGCGTCGCTCGGCATGATCGGCGATCCTCGCGCCCTGCCTCCGGTGCTGGATGCGTTGAAGGGGAAGGGCATTCGCCAGGACGGAACCCCGACTCCCGGTTGCATCGTCAGCGAAGACGCCTTCATCAAGGAAGCGGCGGCGACGGCGCTGGGCCAGTTCCGCGATCCGCGCGTCATTCCCGATTTGATCATGCTGCTGAAGGACGGCGTCTTGCGTGAAAAGGCCAGCGCCGCTTTGGCGACCATCGGCGATACGGCCATCGAGCCGCTGATTGCCTTTTTGTATGACCCGAAAGCTTCTGAAGTGATTAAAGAAGGAGAGCGGGTGCTCTCTTACGCGTCGGTCCGACTCACGGCGAAAGATGCCCTGCGGCAATTGACGCTGGAGACGCTTGAGAAATTGGGCTGGATGCCGGCGCCGGAAGACATCACTGTCAATTCGAGCGTGGTCGACAATGCCCGGGTGGACATGCCCCTCGGCGATACGGGCCGATTCGGCCCCTCTGGTGATTTTGCCCAAAGAGGTTAG
- a CDS encoding HEAT repeat domain-containing protein, giving the protein MADAVAEQIAALKDEDWAIREEAATILGTLRDPRAVAPLVSVLRDGDRAVRDAATGALLAIGEPAVTTLGACLSDPVLTVQELASSVLAAIADVRVLAPLIKALKSPDWIVRMHAAKALGRIQDPGSVAPLVPLLQDKVKAVREETSTALAAIGEAALSSLLDALTHTEWLVRLHAVEALGKTRSPEAVDPLLSVLFNDRDRAVREDAVRALGQIGDVRAIEFLVTAMKTTGLRPLAVEALGKIGDRSAVPMLIAVIERVDQPEAARPIDGCGDQWDEEILTMGAAVRALGAIQDEAAIPSLMKALRYTVTRAEAAEALTRFGGAVIAPLLAVLARESDDNILYHVKDTLARVGWRAGRV; this is encoded by the coding sequence ATGGCAGACGCAGTAGCCGAACAGATCGCGGCGCTCAAGGACGAAGATTGGGCGATTCGTGAAGAGGCCGCCACGATCCTGGGCACGCTTCGGGATCCGAGGGCGGTGGCGCCGCTGGTCTCTGTGTTGCGTGACGGTGATCGCGCGGTGCGCGATGCGGCGACCGGCGCCCTCTTGGCTATCGGAGAGCCGGCCGTGACGACGTTGGGGGCTTGCCTCTCCGATCCGGTGCTCACGGTTCAGGAGTTGGCCTCGTCGGTGTTGGCCGCCATTGCCGATGTGCGGGTGCTCGCGCCACTCATCAAGGCGCTGAAGAGTCCCGACTGGATCGTGCGGATGCATGCGGCCAAGGCGTTGGGTCGGATTCAAGATCCTGGATCGGTGGCGCCGCTGGTGCCGTTGTTACAGGACAAGGTGAAGGCCGTGCGCGAGGAAACCTCGACGGCCCTTGCGGCGATCGGGGAGGCGGCCCTCTCGTCGTTGCTCGACGCGCTGACTCATACGGAATGGCTGGTGCGGCTGCATGCGGTCGAGGCTTTGGGGAAAACCAGGTCGCCGGAGGCGGTGGACCCTCTGCTATCGGTGCTCTTCAACGATCGGGACCGGGCAGTTCGCGAGGATGCAGTCCGCGCATTGGGTCAGATCGGGGATGTGCGAGCTATCGAGTTCCTCGTGACGGCGATGAAAACAACTGGGCTGCGGCCTCTGGCGGTTGAGGCGTTGGGCAAGATCGGTGATCGTTCTGCGGTGCCCATGTTGATTGCGGTCATCGAGCGAGTGGACCAACCGGAGGCCGCGCGCCCGATCGATGGCTGTGGCGATCAGTGGGATGAAGAGATACTGACGATGGGCGCGGCAGTCAGGGCTTTGGGCGCGATCCAGGACGAAGCGGCCATCCCGTCGCTCATGAAGGCGCTTCGCTATACGGTGACGCGGGCGGAAGCAGCTGAGGCGCTGACCCGATTTGGAGGCGCCGTGATTGCGCCGTTGTTGGCGGTGCTGGCGCGCGAGTCGGATGACAATATTCTGTACCATGTCAAAGATACCCTGGCCAGAGTAGGCTGGCGGGCCGGGCGGGTGTAG
- a CDS encoding HEAT repeat domain-containing protein, with amino-acid sequence MAKETIETLVSELVHEEDWRRMRATAACLSGGPRAVQALVEVLATGAPALKAEAAAMLARVNDPQAGVPLVGLLRDEDAAVRKAGASALEHMAGVLDETTAAALTSLLYESKDEETRLVASQLLGVIPNAIAPLSEMLIHPDPEAQIMAATMLERLLDPRSSDAFITAMGQPAIRDIAVRTLKKLTAIRERINEVFDNLREIEELSEREEARMSTVINLLAIGRPSVEILIEYLEDDDWVIREAAADLLGKIGDVRAVEPLMERLRIDKDTGVKELAMKSLGLIGDARPAQLYIEAIPIRPLRVFAMEALAKVKDVEVLRPYKELFDRLRTDRDGLVAYNSGLIADKLEALDGTPVGSQGGQDDDE; translated from the coding sequence ATGGCGAAAGAAACGATTGAAACGCTGGTATCCGAGCTCGTCCATGAAGAGGATTGGCGACGGATGAGAGCGACGGCGGCCTGCCTCTCCGGCGGGCCCCGCGCAGTGCAGGCATTGGTCGAGGTGCTGGCGACCGGTGCTCCGGCGCTGAAAGCCGAGGCGGCTGCCATGTTGGCTCGCGTGAACGATCCGCAAGCCGGTGTGCCCCTGGTCGGTTTGCTCCGCGATGAGGATGCAGCGGTCCGCAAGGCCGGTGCGTCAGCCTTGGAACATATGGCCGGGGTGCTGGACGAGACGACCGCCGCGGCGTTGACCTCGCTGCTCTATGAATCGAAAGACGAAGAGACTCGCCTGGTGGCCTCGCAGTTGTTGGGGGTCATCCCCAACGCCATCGCCCCGTTGAGCGAGATGTTGATCCACCCCGACCCGGAAGCGCAGATTATGGCCGCGACGATGTTGGAGCGTTTGCTCGACCCCCGGTCGTCGGATGCCTTTATCACGGCCATGGGGCAGCCGGCTATTCGCGACATTGCCGTGCGGACGCTCAAGAAGTTGACCGCCATTCGTGAGCGGATCAACGAAGTGTTCGACAATCTTCGCGAGATTGAAGAATTGAGCGAACGGGAAGAGGCTCGCATGAGCACCGTGATCAATCTGCTGGCTATCGGCCGTCCGAGCGTGGAGATCTTAATCGAGTATCTTGAGGACGATGATTGGGTCATCCGTGAAGCTGCGGCCGACTTGCTGGGCAAGATCGGCGATGTGCGCGCGGTGGAGCCCTTGATGGAGCGGCTACGGATCGATAAGGATACGGGCGTGAAGGAACTGGCGATGAAGTCGCTGGGGTTGATCGGCGATGCCAGGCCAGCGCAGCTCTATATCGAAGCCATTCCCATTCGCCCCCTGCGGGTCTTTGCCATGGAAGCCTTGGCCAAAGTGAAGGATGTGGAAGTGTTGCGTCCGTACAAAGAATTGTTCGACCGGTTGAGGACAGACCGGGATGGCCTTGTCGCGTACAATTCAGGCTTGATTGCCGATAAACTGGAAGCGCTCGACGGGACGCCTGTCGGGAGTCAGGGAGGGCAGGACGACGATGAGTGA
- a CDS encoding HEAT repeat domain-containing protein — MSDNVQAERIEQLIGALRDDNEALRDHAIASLSQVGEDAVGPLIALMADEDVLIREAATSAIVRIGPTVVDPLIEALTDDEWAIREQAAAGLGKLKDQRGIDPLVKALKDKDGAVRTAAVWALERIGDPRAVPGLVEALTDNTVREDVARVLKKIGDARAVDALIEGLLGNNWMVRRHAAEALGKIGDARGVGPLIESLKDEDWLVRRNAAESLARLGAKEAIDPLLPLLEDENTMVQETVEGVLASFGWKAKP; from the coding sequence ATGAGTGACAATGTGCAGGCGGAACGGATCGAGCAACTGATCGGAGCTCTGCGGGACGACAATGAAGCGCTCCGCGACCATGCGATTGCCAGTTTGAGTCAGGTGGGCGAGGATGCGGTGGGGCCGCTGATCGCGCTCATGGCGGACGAAGATGTGTTGATCAGGGAAGCGGCGACCAGCGCCATTGTGCGGATCGGTCCCACCGTCGTCGATCCCTTGATCGAGGCGCTGACGGACGATGAATGGGCGATTCGCGAACAGGCGGCGGCTGGGTTGGGGAAGCTCAAGGACCAGCGGGGCATCGATCCCCTTGTGAAGGCGCTCAAGGACAAAGATGGCGCGGTACGGACTGCCGCCGTGTGGGCGTTGGAGCGCATCGGCGATCCGCGTGCGGTGCCGGGGCTGGTCGAAGCGCTGACCGACAACACGGTGCGCGAGGACGTGGCGCGGGTGCTGAAAAAGATCGGCGATGCGCGGGCCGTGGATGCCTTGATCGAGGGACTCTTGGGCAATAATTGGATGGTGCGGCGCCATGCGGCCGAAGCCCTGGGCAAGATCGGCGATGCGCGCGGAGTCGGCCCCTTGATCGAATCGCTCAAGGATGAAGATTGGCTCGTGCGGCGGAATGCGGCGGAGTCGCTTGCGCGGCTCGGGGCGAAGGAAGCGATCGATCCGTTGCTCCCGCTGCTCGAAGATGAGAACACAATGGTGCAGGAAACGGTCGAGGGGGTCTTGGCGAGTTTCGGGTGGAAAGCAAAGCCGTAA
- a CDS encoding HEAT repeat domain-containing protein, with translation MADEAPPKLIQIGPKGGAKKDGFNLVTERVVAVNPETKQIEVELLAYDGKTVVLDVDDEALEELKKLKVGDGATIRVVEEGGKRVAKSFRIRAKDPNAARADAMLLDLKDSHWLNRKYAAEVLGELKEVRAVRPLVDALADEVGDVRQRAYDSLIKIGGPAVSSLVPLLVSEEDELRQSVTEIIRKIGKPAVEPLATALADADDRLKTRVMKVLDRMGYKPKTKEEARAAEAPRLT, from the coding sequence ATGGCGGATGAAGCTCCTCCAAAGTTGATTCAGATCGGTCCGAAGGGCGGCGCAAAGAAGGACGGGTTTAACCTCGTGACGGAACGGGTCGTCGCGGTGAACCCTGAGACGAAACAGATCGAAGTTGAACTGTTGGCCTACGACGGCAAGACGGTTGTGCTGGATGTGGACGACGAGGCGCTTGAAGAGCTGAAGAAGCTCAAGGTCGGGGATGGCGCCACGATCCGCGTCGTCGAAGAAGGCGGGAAGCGGGTCGCCAAGAGTTTCCGGATTCGCGCGAAGGACCCCAATGCGGCGCGTGCTGACGCGATGCTCCTGGACCTGAAAGACAGCCATTGGCTCAATCGGAAGTATGCGGCGGAAGTGTTGGGTGAACTGAAAGAGGTGCGCGCCGTGCGGCCCTTGGTCGATGCCTTGGCGGATGAAGTCGGCGATGTCCGGCAGCGCGCCTATGATTCGTTGATCAAGATCGGCGGGCCGGCTGTATCCTCGCTCGTGCCCCTGCTGGTGTCGGAGGAAGATGAGCTTCGGCAATCCGTGACGGAAATCATCCGGAAGATCGGCAAGCCTGCCGTCGAGCCGCTGGCCACCGCGCTGGCCGATGCAGACGATCGCTTGAAGACGCGGGTGATGAAGGTCTTGGACCGGATGGGCTACAAGCCGAAAACGAAAGAGGAAGCCAGGGCAGCCGAAGCGCCGCGACTGACCTAA
- a CDS encoding UDP-glucose/GDP-mannose dehydrogenase family protein — MHISVIGTGYVGLVTGACFSEFGVTVTCMDTDAKRIARLEKGDVPFYEPGISELVAKGIRENRISFTTDVAKAVDKALVIFIAVGTPPRTDGSADLSYVEEVGRGIARTMTGYKVIVTKSTVPVGTGEKLREVINANQSGKFRFDIVSNPEFLREGSAIEDFMRPNRVVIGADSEQAIAIMKDLYRPLYLIETPFVVTDIPTAEMIKYASNAFLATKISFINEIATVCERVGADVQMVAKGMGLDNRIGSKFLHAGPGFGGSCFPKDLAALVQTGERVGYPMQIAGAAALVNEQQRTRMIEKITKEAGGLKGKTFAMLGLSFKPNTNDLRDAPALAIAQELIKQGATVRAYDPAALEEACQIVPGLVPCKDAYETAEGADALILMTEWNQFRTLDFDRLKTLLRQPLFFDLRNVYDPDRIAGFGFRHISVGRPSKAPSQAK, encoded by the coding sequence ATGCATATCAGTGTCATTGGAACCGGCTATGTCGGGCTGGTCACAGGAGCCTGTTTTTCGGAGTTCGGCGTCACCGTAACCTGCATGGACACAGATGCCAAACGGATCGCCCGGCTGGAGAAGGGCGATGTGCCCTTCTATGAACCGGGGATCTCGGAACTCGTCGCCAAAGGCATCAGAGAGAACCGGATCAGCTTCACCACCGACGTCGCCAAGGCCGTCGACAAGGCCCTCGTCATCTTCATTGCGGTCGGCACCCCGCCGCGAACAGACGGATCAGCCGATCTCTCCTACGTCGAAGAAGTGGGCCGCGGCATCGCCCGAACCATGACCGGCTACAAAGTCATCGTCACGAAGTCGACCGTCCCGGTGGGAACAGGGGAAAAGCTGCGCGAGGTGATCAACGCCAACCAATCGGGCAAGTTCCGCTTCGACATCGTCTCCAACCCGGAGTTCCTTCGCGAAGGGTCCGCCATCGAAGACTTCATGAGGCCGAACCGGGTCGTCATCGGCGCAGACAGCGAACAGGCCATTGCGATCATGAAAGATCTCTATCGTCCGCTCTACCTCATCGAAACGCCCTTCGTCGTGACCGATATCCCGACGGCCGAAATGATCAAGTACGCCTCCAACGCCTTCCTCGCCACCAAAATTTCCTTCATCAACGAAATCGCCACCGTCTGTGAACGGGTGGGCGCCGACGTGCAGATGGTGGCGAAGGGGATGGGACTCGACAACCGGATCGGGTCGAAGTTTCTCCATGCGGGACCGGGATTCGGTGGATCCTGTTTTCCAAAAGATCTAGCCGCGCTCGTCCAGACGGGCGAGCGAGTCGGCTATCCTATGCAGATCGCAGGAGCCGCAGCCCTCGTCAACGAGCAACAGCGGACCCGGATGATTGAAAAGATTACGAAGGAAGCGGGGGGACTCAAGGGCAAAACCTTCGCGATGTTGGGCCTCTCCTTCAAGCCCAACACCAACGATCTACGGGATGCGCCGGCCTTGGCCATTGCGCAGGAACTCATCAAGCAGGGCGCCACGGTTCGCGCCTACGATCCTGCCGCGCTGGAGGAAGCCTGTCAGATCGTGCCAGGACTCGTTCCTTGCAAAGACGCCTACGAGACAGCAGAGGGAGCGGATGCCCTGATTCTCATGACCGAATGGAATCAGTTCCGAACCCTCGATTTCGACAGACTAAAGACCCTCTTGCGGCAGCCTCTCTTCTTCGACCTGCGCAATGTCTACGATCCCGACCGAATCGCAGGCTTCGGCTTCCGGCATATTTCGGTCGGGAGACCCAGCAAGGCGCCTTCGCAGGCCAAGTAA
- a CDS encoding CBS domain-containing protein — MANQNGPLQRPLAVMMCRTLRTIGPDATLLEAARAMREAKVGALLVYEAGRYSGLVSESDLVRKGMAEAQSAEQTLVRAVMSRPLLSIDSASSAHEASEIMAEQGIRHLAVSDEGQIVGIISIRDLLRYFKNWGGL; from the coding sequence ATGGCGAATCAGAACGGACCGTTGCAGCGACCTCTTGCCGTGATGATGTGCAGGACATTGCGCACGATCGGTCCTGATGCGACCCTGCTGGAGGCGGCTCGGGCGATGCGTGAGGCGAAGGTTGGCGCCTTGTTGGTGTACGAGGCAGGCCGGTACAGTGGTCTGGTCAGTGAGTCTGACTTGGTTCGCAAGGGGATGGCCGAGGCACAGTCGGCAGAGCAGACGCTGGTTCGTGCCGTGATGAGCCGCCCGCTGCTGTCGATCGATAGTGCCAGTTCGGCCCATGAGGCGAGTGAAATCATGGCGGAGCAGGGGATTCGGCATCTGGCAGTTTCCGACGAGGGGCAGATCGTCGGGATCATCTCGATCCGCGATCTGTTGCGGTATTTTAAGAACTGGGGCGGTCTGTGA
- a CDS encoding fused MFS/spermidine synthase produces MNRSTHIPRWLLLTTALVTGAVVMALEILGSRLLAPVFGNSLFVWGALIGVILAAMSGGYAFGGWVSDRYHGAQVLAALLLFSGAWTFLIAWLGQPVLFAVAAAIEDPRWGPCVAAALLLGPPAFGLSGVLPAMLRLAVSDLEYFGRHTGRMIALSTMGSLLGTWGTAFFFLSWIGSQALVAWLGAIQVGLGLWWLIRGTTTRPIVIGLLVLCVGGLGAGALSPIQKLKQPVYQEDSPYQQVRIREDDLFRYLVLDRTFHAVMWKADSVTLFLPYSQLMVASLALVPEPKQGLILGHGGGSLAKWLAQRWPELEMDVVEFDPVVVRMAEEYFSYQPPPQHHVHVRDARVFLNSTARTYDFIWVDAFARHMIPFHLTTVEFFAELRAHLTPNGILAVNLASSGEGGDLLRANAVVQTMRRSFPHIESFAVKGPWKSAQTKSENLIFFAGAALEPHNLTTIADQVNRLVEQQRLPFEALALLSGHRAQPWGAGIVLTDNYAPYDLLMGSAVQEALPEVGAVN; encoded by the coding sequence ATGAATCGATCCACGCACATTCCTCGTTGGCTTCTGCTGACCACGGCATTGGTGACCGGCGCCGTCGTCATGGCGCTCGAAATCTTAGGCAGCCGACTTTTGGCACCGGTCTTCGGAAATTCACTGTTCGTCTGGGGGGCCTTGATCGGAGTGATTCTTGCCGCGATGAGCGGCGGCTATGCCTTTGGCGGCTGGGTGTCCGATCGCTATCACGGAGCGCAAGTGCTGGCAGCCCTGTTGTTGTTCTCCGGAGCCTGGACCTTTCTGATCGCCTGGCTCGGTCAGCCGGTACTCTTTGCTGTGGCGGCGGCCATTGAGGATCCTCGTTGGGGTCCCTGTGTGGCTGCGGCTCTGCTGCTGGGGCCGCCGGCCTTCGGCCTGAGCGGTGTGCTGCCGGCCATGTTGCGATTGGCCGTGTCGGACCTTGAATATTTTGGCCGGCATACAGGCCGGATGATCGCGCTCTCGACGATGGGGAGTTTGCTGGGAACCTGGGGAACGGCATTTTTCTTTCTGTCCTGGATCGGCAGCCAGGCGCTGGTTGCATGGCTCGGGGCCATTCAAGTGGGGCTCGGTCTCTGGTGGTTGATCCGGGGGACGACTACCCGGCCTATCGTGATCGGTCTGCTCGTCCTCTGTGTCGGAGGCTTGGGAGCCGGGGCCCTGTCGCCGATTCAGAAGTTGAAGCAGCCGGTCTATCAGGAAGACAGTCCCTATCAGCAAGTCAGAATCCGCGAGGACGATCTGTTCCGCTATCTCGTCCTGGATCGGACGTTCCATGCGGTCATGTGGAAGGCGGATTCGGTCACGTTGTTTCTCCCCTACAGCCAGTTGATGGTCGCGTCGCTGGCCTTGGTGCCGGAGCCGAAGCAGGGCTTGATCCTGGGCCATGGAGGCGGATCGTTGGCCAAGTGGCTTGCCCAACGGTGGCCTGAACTGGAAATGGATGTGGTCGAATTCGACCCCGTGGTCGTCCGCATGGCCGAAGAGTATTTTTCCTATCAGCCCCCTCCACAGCACCACGTGCATGTCCGGGACGCCAGGGTCTTCCTGAATTCCACGGCGAGGACCTACGATTTTATTTGGGTCGATGCCTTCGCGCGCCACATGATTCCCTTCCATCTGACCACCGTGGAGTTCTTCGCTGAGCTGCGCGCCCATCTGACGCCGAACGGAATTCTGGCGGTGAATCTGGCGTCATCCGGTGAGGGGGGAGATCTCTTGCGGGCCAATGCAGTCGTGCAGACGATGAGACGGTCGTTTCCCCATATCGAGTCTTTTGCCGTCAAGGGGCCCTGGAAGTCTGCTCAGACGAAATCCGAGAATCTGATTTTTTTTGCCGGTGCAGCACTCGAACCGCACAACCTCACCACCATTGCGGATCAGGTGAACCGATTGGTTGAGCAGCAGCGGCTTCCGTTCGAGGCTCTTGCTTTGTTGAGTGGTCATCGCGCGCAGCCCTGGGGGGCGGGCATCGTGCTCACTGACAACTATGCGCCGTACGATCTCTTGATGGGGTCCGCAGTTCAAGAAGCGCTTCCTGAAGTAGGGGCTGTGAACTAA
- a CDS encoding 4Fe-4S dicluster domain-containing protein yields the protein MALLITDECISCGACLPECPNEAIFETRSDAEAKGNHVGDGQGVGDSIYIITHDRCTECVGHFDEPQCAAVCPVDNCCIADPLYPETTEVLLEKVKALNPDKTIDPTKIWSGVRN from the coding sequence ATGGCGCTGCTGATTACCGATGAATGTATCTCTTGTGGAGCTTGCCTGCCCGAATGTCCGAACGAGGCGATTTTTGAAACTCGCAGCGACGCGGAAGCGAAGGGCAACCATGTCGGCGACGGCCAGGGAGTCGGCGATAGTATTTATATCATTACGCACGACCGCTGCACCGAGTGCGTCGGACACTTCGACGAACCGCAGTGCGCCGCCGTGTGCCCGGTCGATAATTGCTGCATTGCCGATCCGCTCTATCCGGAAACGACGGAAGTCCTGCTGGAGAAGGTGAAGGCACTGAATCCTGACAAGACGATCGATCCGACGAAAATCTGGAGCGGCGTGCGCAACTAA
- a CDS encoding DUF192 domain-containing protein has product MAIPSVSDREQKKKRIITLVLMAIFLMSASFFLIDRKDETIIVVSFPNGRTLETEVADTPEKLLFGLAFRETLPANSGMLYIFESTGQNHVWTRGYRFPVDMIWIDESHHIVGLKEHVAPCVEDVCPQYSSAPDAVRYAIQTEAGFIEREGITVGLELKYTLRM; this is encoded by the coding sequence ATGGCCATTCCATCGGTCAGCGATCGGGAGCAGAAGAAGAAGCGCATTATTACGCTCGTCCTTATGGCGATTTTTCTGATGAGCGCCTCGTTTTTTCTGATCGATCGCAAAGACGAGACCATCATCGTCGTGTCCTTTCCAAACGGCCGTACGCTCGAGACGGAGGTGGCGGATACGCCGGAGAAGCTGCTCTTCGGTCTCGCCTTTCGAGAGACGTTGCCGGCGAACAGTGGAATGCTTTATATCTTTGAGTCGACCGGCCAGAACCATGTCTGGACGAGGGGATATCGGTTCCCGGTGGACATGATATGGATCGATGAAAGTCATCATATCGTGGGGCTGAAAGAGCATGTCGCGCCCTGCGTGGAAGATGTTTGTCCTCAATATAGTTCCGCTCCGGATGCGGTCCGTTACGCGATTCAAACGGAAGCCGGCTTCATCGAGCGGGAAGGGATCACGGTCGGGCTGGAGTTGAAATATACGCTGCGGATGTAA
- a CDS encoding Rieske 2Fe-2S domain-containing protein — protein MLEGFQSVARVEELQPGQSKVVTVQNRELALFNIQGTYFAIHNLCPHEGGPLSEGRVKGFVVACPWHDLAFDIRNGQGTDGGGYCVGSYDVRVEGAEIFVGPRKKT, from the coding sequence ATGTTAGAGGGATTTCAATCCGTCGCCCGCGTTGAAGAGCTACAGCCCGGGCAATCAAAAGTCGTGACGGTACAGAATCGCGAGCTCGCCCTGTTTAATATCCAGGGGACCTATTTTGCGATTCATAACCTCTGCCCCCACGAGGGCGGTCCTTTGAGCGAAGGGCGCGTGAAGGGGTTTGTCGTGGCCTGTCCCTGGCACGATCTGGCCTTCGATATTCGAAACGGGCAAGGAACGGACGGGGGCGGGTATTGTGTGGGCAGTTATGATGTGCGGGTGGAGGGCGCGGAGATTTTCGTCGGGCCCCGGAAGAAAACATAG